One segment of Lutra lutra chromosome 12, mLutLut1.2, whole genome shotgun sequence DNA contains the following:
- the LOC125082607 gene encoding zinc finger protein 280B-like, which yields MEQPCMLCEEEQEPDPQQNIEETKKVDDEDAELIFVGVEHVNDDAELIFVGVTSNSKPVVSNILNRVTPGSCSRRKKYGHLRKGITHKLPPISHVTSVSEAVTALPVSESESRSTDSPIIIEPLSKPDFKNNSQIVPNSCLELCPPLITFTNSLQHPVGEALSVGDMNKSPCISKQLSTAEVNDINPKRPKLSDGIIEGHASALSPSGNFHTVTSQQSTDSNSVHTSLSHVQNGHDLEWSHGAMVQNGTPFATPFPKDCVHFKPINPIKENRPAKTDLSLASQNQVVDPKKGSLVILLRDFYYGQHKGDGQPEQKTHTTFKCLSCLKILKNVKFMNHMKHHLELEKQRGDSWESHTTCQHCHRQFPTPFELQCHIESVHTTQEPSAVCKICELSFKTDQVLLQHMKDNHKPGEMPYVCQVCNYRSSAFADVETHFRKCHENTKNLLCPFCLKIFKTATPYMCHYRGHWEKSVHQCSKCRLQFLTFKEKMEHKTQCHQMFKKPKQLEGLPPETKVVIQVSLGPLQPGSVEVASVTVSTSDSEPSAPKFKSRISKKPR from the coding sequence atggaacaGCCATGTATGTTATGTGAGGAAGAGCAAGAGCCAGACCCACAGCAGAACAtagaagaaaccaaaaaagtAGATGATGAAGATGCTGAGCTCATCTTTGTTGGGGTGGAACATGTAAATGATGATGCTGAGCTGATCTTTGTTGGGGTGACTTCAAATTCAAAACCAGTTGTTTCAAACATTTTGAACAGAGTCACCCCAGGTTCatgttcaaggagaaaaaaatatggtcACCTCAGAAAAGGTATTACTCACAAATTACCGCCTATAAGTCATGTGACCTCTGTATCAGAAGCAGTCACTGCCTTGCCAGTTTCTGAATCTGAATCAAGATCAACAGATAGTCCCATTATTATTGAGCCATTGTctaaacctgattttaaaaataattcacaaattgTGCCTAATAGCTGTTTGGAGTTATGTCCTCCTTTGATTACATTCACAAATTCATTACAGCATCCAGTAGGAGAAGCACTTTCTGTAGGAGATATGAATAAAAGTCCTTGCATATCAAAGCAACTTTCCACTGCTGAAGTAAATGATATAAATCCCAAAAGGCCTAAACTCAGCGACGGAATCATAGAGGGACATGCTTCAGCTTTGTCCCCTTCAGGTAACTTTCATACAGTGACTTCACAGCAAAGCACAGACTCAAACAGTGTTCATACCTCATTAAGCCATGTTCAGAATGGACATGACTTAGAATGGAGCCATGGAGCCATGGTTCAGAATGGAACACCTTTTGCAACACCTTTTCCAAAGGACTGTGTCCATTTTAAGCCTATAAATCCTATAAAGGAAAATAGACCAGCAAAAACAGACTTGAGTCTAGCAAGTCAAAACCAGGTTGTTGATCCCAAGAAAGGAAGTCTGGTCATATTACTTCGTGACTTTTATTATGGGCAACATAAAGGAGATGGTCAGCCAGAACAGAAGACTCACACAACCTTTAAATGCCTCAGCTGcttgaaaattctaaaaaatgtcaAGTTTATGAATCACATGAAGCACCATCTGGAACTTGAGAAGCAGAGGGGTGACAGCTGGGAAAGCCACACCACCTGCCAGCACTGCCACCGACAGTTTCCCACTCCCTTCGAGCTGCAATGTCACATTGAAAGTGTACACACTACCCAGGAGCCTTCGGCTGTCTGTAAAATTTGTGAATTGTCATTCAAAACAGATCAGGTTCTCTTACAGCACATGAAGGACAATCATAAGCCTGGCGAAATGCCCTATGTGTGCCAGGTTTGCAATTACAGATCATCAGCCTTTGCTGATGTGGAAACACATTTCAGAAAATGCCATGAAAACACTAAGAATTTGCTCTGTCCATTCTGtctcaaaattttcaaaactgCAACACCGTACATGTGTCATTATAGGGGACACTGGGAAAAGAGTGTTCACCAGTGTTCCAAATGCCGGCTACAGTTTTTAACTTTCAAGGAGAAAATGGAGCACAAGACCCAGTGTcatcaaatgtttaaaaagccTAAGCAACTAGAAGGATTGCCCCCTGAAACAAAGGTTGTTATTCAGGTGTCACTGGGACCTCTTCAACCAGGATCTGTGGAAGTAGCATCTGTTACTGTGAGCACATCTGATTCTGAACCATCAGCCCCCAAgtttaaaagtagaatttcaaAAAAACCTCGTTAA